The Xanthobacter flavus genome includes a window with the following:
- a CDS encoding SH3 domain-containing protein — MRVLKLAGWVTGLAMAGIVSAQAAPAFSTANVNIRTGPDTEFPSLGVIPDGSPIEVEGCLQDESWCDVIWQDFRGWVYSEYIGYEQQGRTAVLPDWGLAAVGVPVVAFAASQYWNTYYVNRPIYVNQPWYADRWRWEAYNPRPRPGWGPPPPGPRPPGWWRSNYVPPPGMRPPPDAPRPPPNWGQPGYPGSPGYPPGRPGYPGGPGGPGGPGYPGGPGYPGGPGGPGGPGGPGYPGGPGRPGGPGGPGQVQPGQPGGPGGPGGPGQPGGPGRPGGPGGPGQVQPGQPGGPGGPGGPGQPGGPGRPGGPGGPGQVQPGQPGGPGGPGGPGQPGGPGRPGGPGGPGQVQPGQPGGPGGPGGPGQPGGPGRPGGPGQVQPGQPGGPGGPGGPGQPGGPGRPGGPGGPGQVQPGQPGGPGQPGGPGRPGGPGGPGQVQPGQPGGPGGPGQPGARPGQVSPAERQQQLRQQQQELNQQRQQQQQQMRQQQQQMQQRQQEQIQQRQQQQQQMQQRQQEQIQQRQQQQQQQRQQQQQQIQQMNQQRQQEMQQQRQQYQQQRQQLIQQQQQQRQPPQQQAPQQRQQPQGGGGGNRCQGPDCPQPR, encoded by the coding sequence ATGAGGGTGCTGAAGCTGGCCGGCTGGGTTACCGGCTTGGCCATGGCGGGGATCGTTTCGGCGCAGGCAGCGCCGGCCTTCTCCACGGCAAACGTCAACATCCGGACGGGGCCGGATACGGAATTCCCCAGCCTCGGTGTCATTCCCGATGGCTCGCCCATCGAGGTGGAGGGCTGCCTCCAGGATGAGTCGTGGTGCGACGTCATCTGGCAGGATTTCCGCGGCTGGGTGTACAGCGAATACATCGGCTACGAGCAGCAGGGCCGCACCGCGGTGCTGCCGGACTGGGGCCTCGCGGCTGTCGGCGTGCCGGTGGTGGCCTTCGCGGCCTCGCAGTATTGGAACACCTATTACGTCAACCGGCCGATCTATGTGAACCAGCCCTGGTATGCCGATCGCTGGCGCTGGGAAGCCTATAATCCGCGGCCGCGTCCCGGCTGGGGCCCGCCGCCTCCCGGCCCGCGTCCGCCCGGCTGGTGGCGCAGCAATTACGTCCCGCCTCCGGGCATGCGCCCGCCGCCGGACGCCCCGCGCCCGCCGCCCAACTGGGGCCAGCCCGGCTATCCCGGCAGCCCCGGCTATCCTCCGGGCCGTCCCGGCTATCCCGGCGGACCGGGTGGTCCTGGTGGCCCCGGCTATCCGGGCGGTCCCGGCTATCCCGGCGGACCCGGTGGTCCGGGTGGTCCTGGTGGTCCTGGCTATCCCGGCGGTCCCGGTCGTCCGGGCGGTCCCGGCGGCCCCGGTCAGGTGCAGCCCGGCCAGCCGGGTGGTCCCGGTGGACCGGGTGGTCCGGGTCAGCCCGGCGGTCCTGGTCGTCCCGGCGGCCCGGGTGGTCCCGGACAGGTGCAGCCCGGCCAGCCGGGTGGTCCCGGTGGACCGGGTGGTCCGGGTCAGCCCGGCGGTCCCGGTCGTCCGGGCGGTCCCGGCGGCCCCGGTCAGGTGCAGCCCGGCCAGCCGGGTGGTCCCGGTGGACCGGGAGGCCCGGGTCAGCCCGGCGGTCCCGGTCGTCCGGGCGGTCCCGGCGGCCCCGGTCAGGTGCAGCCCGGCCAGCCGGGCGGTCCTGGTGGCCCGGGTGGTCCGGGGCAGCCCGGCGGTCCCGGTCGTCCGGGTGGTCCCGGACAGGTTCAGCCCGGCCAGCCGGGAGGCCCCGGTGGACCGGGTGGTCCGGGTCAGCCCGGCGGTCCTGGTCGTCCCGGCGGCCCGGGTGGTCCTGGGCAGGTTCAGCCCGGTCAGCCGGGCGGTCCGGGTCAGCCCGGCGGTCCCGGTCGTCCGGGCGGCCCCGGTGGTCCCGGACAGGTGCAGCCCGGCCAGCCGGGCGGTCCTGGTGGCCCGGGTCAGCCCGGTGCCCGACCGGGGCAGGTGTCGCCGGCCGAGCGCCAGCAACAGCTGCGCCAGCAGCAGCAGGAGCTGAACCAGCAGCGCCAGCAGCAGCAACAGCAGATGCGCCAGCAGCAACAGCAGATGCAGCAACGTCAGCAGGAGCAGATCCAGCAGCGTCAACAGCAGCAACAGCAGATGCAGCAGCGTCAGCAGGAGCAGATCCAGCAGCGCCAGCAGCAGCAACAGCAGCAGCGTCAGCAGCAACAGCAGCAGATCCAGCAGATGAACCAGCAGCGTCAGCAGGAGATGCAGCAGCAGCGCCAGCAGTACCAGCAGCAGCGTCAGCAGCTGATCCAGCAGCAACAGCAACAGCGTCAGCCCCCGCAGCAGCAGGCGCCGCAACAGCGCCAGCAGCCGCAGGGTGGCGGCGGCGGCAACCGCTGCCAGGGGCCGGACTGCCCCCAGCCCCGCTGA
- a CDS encoding helix-turn-helix domain-containing protein, protein MRQKVFAGHAVRRLREKLGLKQGELAQRLAVSPSYINQIESNQRPLTASVLIAISRTFAVDITSFGAEDLDRLVADLRETAADPLFKDLDLGLQDMKAVANLSPAFAHAFLRMHVALRRTAEWRASLDDMITAGVTPGADEAKLIPYEEVRDFFHYIDNYVDSLDRAAENAAIALGIMDGGEPGAAIAAHLARRHQVQVEIGPADPDAPLSRYDPRARRLVLSGVLPAATRAFRMAVTMAQLEHGALVEHTVSSGAFRSQTAAEICRLALQNYFAGALILPYRRFLDLARRLRHDLDRMVLETGASLEQVCHRLSTLQRPGAKGVPFYFAKVDRAGNITKRHSATRFQFARHGGACAAWNVHEAFEVAGRTLVQVGEMPDGARYICLARAVSSPALRHGQPARAYAFGLGCEVSFAHDIVYADGLDLKAAPVAKLGVSCRICPRRDCDLRAFPPLDRDIRIDENVRDIVPFTIS, encoded by the coding sequence ATGCGTCAGAAAGTGTTTGCCGGCCATGCGGTACGCCGGCTGCGCGAGAAGCTGGGGCTGAAGCAGGGCGAACTCGCCCAGCGGCTCGCCGTCTCACCCTCCTATATCAACCAGATCGAGAGCAACCAGCGCCCGCTCACGGCCTCGGTGCTGATCGCCATCTCGCGCACCTTCGCCGTGGACATCACCTCCTTCGGCGCGGAAGACCTCGACCGGCTGGTGGCCGACCTGCGCGAGACGGCGGCGGACCCCCTGTTCAAGGATCTCGACCTTGGCCTTCAGGACATGAAGGCGGTGGCGAACCTCTCCCCGGCCTTCGCGCACGCCTTCCTGCGGATGCACGTCGCGCTTCGGCGCACGGCGGAGTGGCGCGCATCCCTCGACGACATGATCACGGCCGGCGTCACGCCGGGTGCGGACGAGGCGAAGCTGATCCCCTATGAGGAGGTCCGCGACTTCTTCCATTACATTGACAATTACGTGGATAGCCTTGATCGTGCTGCGGAAAATGCCGCAATAGCCCTCGGCATCATGGACGGCGGCGAACCCGGCGCAGCCATCGCCGCCCACCTCGCCCGGCGCCACCAGGTGCAGGTGGAGATTGGCCCGGCGGACCCCGACGCCCCCCTCTCCCGCTACGATCCACGGGCGCGGCGCCTCGTGCTCTCCGGCGTTCTGCCGGCGGCGACGCGGGCCTTCCGCATGGCCGTCACCATGGCCCAGCTGGAGCATGGGGCGCTGGTGGAGCACACCGTCTCCTCCGGCGCCTTCCGCAGCCAGACGGCGGCGGAGATCTGCCGGCTGGCGCTGCAGAACTATTTCGCAGGTGCGTTGATACTTCCTTACCGCCGCTTCCTCGACCTCGCCCGCCGCCTGCGGCACGATCTCGACCGCATGGTGCTGGAGACGGGCGCGAGCCTGGAGCAGGTGTGCCACCGCCTCTCCACCCTCCAGCGTCCGGGGGCCAAGGGCGTGCCCTTCTATTTCGCCAAGGTGGACCGGGCCGGCAACATCACCAAGCGGCACTCGGCGACGCGCTTCCAGTTCGCCCGCCATGGCGGGGCCTGCGCGGCGTGGAACGTCCACGAGGCGTTCGAGGTCGCCGGCCGCACGCTGGTGCAGGTGGGCGAGATGCCGGACGGCGCCCGCTACATCTGCCTTGCCCGCGCGGTGTCGAGCCCGGCGCTGCGCCATGGCCAGCCGGCGCGGGCCTATGCCTTCGGCCTCGGCTGCGAGGTCTCGTTCGCGCACGACATCGTCTATGCGGATGGGCTGGACCTGAAGGCCGCGCCGGTGGCGAAGCTCGGCGTCTCCTGCCGCATCTGCCCGCGCCGGGACTGCGACCTCAGAGCCTTCCCGCCCCTCGATCGCGACATCCGCATCGACGAGAACGTGCGCGACATCGTCCCGTTCACCATCTCCTGA
- a CDS encoding acyl-CoA carboxylase subunit beta, translating to MKDILEELESRRGVARLGGGIKRIEAQHARGKLTARERISLLLDRGTFEEYDTFVQHRCVDFGMEDQKIPGDGVVTGWGTVNGRKVFVFAKDFTVFGGSLSEEHARKITKIQDLALKTRAPIIGLFDAGGARIQEGVAALGGYGEVFKRNVISSGVIPQISLIMGPCAGGDVYSPAMTDFIFMVRDTSYMFVTGPEVVKTVTNETVTSEELGGAKVHTSKSSVADGAFENDVEMLLETRRLIDFLPANNIDGVPEWPSFDDPGRTDASLDTLVPDNPNKPYDMKELILKVVDEGDFFEIQAAYAKNILTGFGRIEGRTVGFVANQPMVLAGVLDSDASRKAARFVRFCDAFEIPIVTFVDVPGFLPGTAQEYGGLIKHGAKLLFAYSQATVPLVTVITRKAFGGAYDVMASKHVGADVNYAWPTAQIAVMGAKGAVEIIFRQDMGDPEKIAAQTKNYEERFLSPFVAAERGYIDEVITPRSTRRRLARALAMLRTKKLEQPPRKHDNMPV from the coding sequence ATGAAGGACATCCTTGAGGAGCTCGAGAGCCGGCGGGGCGTTGCCCGCCTCGGTGGCGGCATCAAGCGCATCGAGGCGCAACACGCGCGCGGCAAGCTCACCGCCCGCGAGCGCATCAGCCTGCTGCTCGATCGCGGCACGTTCGAGGAATACGACACCTTCGTGCAGCACCGCTGCGTCGACTTCGGCATGGAGGATCAGAAGATCCCCGGCGACGGCGTGGTCACCGGCTGGGGCACCGTCAACGGCCGCAAGGTCTTCGTCTTCGCCAAGGACTTCACGGTGTTCGGCGGCTCCCTCTCCGAGGAGCACGCGCGCAAGATCACCAAGATCCAGGACCTGGCCCTGAAGACCCGCGCCCCGATCATCGGCCTGTTCGACGCCGGCGGCGCCCGCATCCAGGAAGGCGTTGCTGCGCTCGGGGGTTACGGTGAAGTCTTCAAGCGAAATGTGATCTCCTCCGGGGTCATTCCGCAGATCTCGCTCATCATGGGGCCGTGCGCCGGCGGCGACGTCTACTCCCCTGCCATGACCGATTTCATCTTCATGGTGCGGGACACGTCCTACATGTTCGTGACCGGCCCCGAGGTGGTGAAGACGGTGACCAACGAGACCGTCACCTCGGAGGAGCTGGGCGGCGCCAAGGTGCATACCTCCAAGTCCTCGGTGGCCGACGGCGCCTTCGAGAACGACGTGGAGATGCTGCTGGAGACCCGGCGCCTCATCGACTTCCTGCCCGCCAACAACATCGACGGCGTGCCCGAATGGCCCTCCTTCGATGATCCCGGCCGCACCGACGCCAGCCTCGACACTTTGGTGCCGGACAATCCCAACAAGCCCTACGACATGAAGGAGCTGATCCTGAAGGTCGTGGACGAGGGCGACTTCTTCGAGATCCAGGCGGCCTACGCCAAGAACATCCTCACCGGCTTCGGCCGCATCGAGGGGCGCACGGTGGGCTTCGTCGCCAACCAGCCCATGGTGCTGGCGGGTGTGCTCGACAGTGACGCCTCCCGCAAGGCGGCCCGCTTCGTGCGCTTCTGCGACGCCTTCGAGATCCCGATCGTCACCTTCGTGGACGTGCCCGGCTTCCTGCCCGGTACGGCGCAGGAATACGGCGGCCTCATCAAGCACGGCGCCAAGCTCCTGTTCGCCTATTCGCAGGCGACCGTGCCGCTCGTTACCGTCATCACCCGCAAGGCCTTCGGCGGCGCCTATGACGTCATGGCCTCCAAGCATGTGGGCGCGGACGTGAACTATGCCTGGCCCACCGCCCAGATCGCGGTGATGGGCGCCAAGGGCGCGGTGGAGATCATCTTCCGCCAGGACATGGGCGACCCGGAGAAGATCGCCGCCCAGACCAAGAATTACGAAGAGCGCTTCCTCTCGCCCTTCGTCGCCGCCGAGCGGGGCTATATCGACGAGGTCATCACGCCGCGCTCCACCCGCCGCCGCCTCGCCCGCGCGCTCGCGATGCTCCGCACCAAGAAGCTGGAGCAGCCCCCGCGCAAGCACGACAACATGCCGGTGTGA
- a CDS encoding acetyl-CoA carboxylase biotin carboxylase subunit: MFSKILIANRGEIACRVIKTARKMGIKTVAVYSDADKDALHVEMADEAVHIGPPQAAQSYLIAEKIVEACKKTGAEAVHPGYGFLSERASFPKMLAEHGIVFIGPNPHAIEAMGDKIESKKAAAAANVSTVPGYLGEIASGAEAAKIADEIGYPVMIKASAGGGGKGMRIAYSRDEVQDGFDRARSEAKSSFGDDRVFVEKFIVDPRHIEIQVLGDKHGNVIYLGERECSIQRRNQKVVEEAPSPLLDEATRRKMGEQAVALAKAVGYDSAGTVEFVAGQDKSFFFLEMNTRLQVEHPVTELITGIDLVEQMIRVAAGEPLTITQDDVKLTGWAVESRIYAEDPYRNFLPSTGRLVRYRPPAEGKDGPITVRNDTGVYEGGEISIFYDPMIAKLVTHAPTRAIAIEAQADALDAFAIDGIGHNIPFLSALMAHPRWQSGNLSTGFIAEEYPEGFVARAPEGELVHTLSAVAAVIDHIQNTRKRQISGQTSGVTWRIARRRIVNLSAGEATLATPCEVEAVDGGFKVQIFEADGTPGHIHLLRSSWKPGDVVWSGTIDADQVAVQVRPIPNGYLLAHRGISTKARVYTELSASLAALMPKKENAGGGKELLCPMPGLVVSVAVVPGQEVKNGEILAIVEAMKMENVLRAERDGTVKAVHAKAGDSLAVDAVILEFA; this comes from the coding sequence ATGTTCTCGAAGATCCTGATCGCGAACCGGGGTGAGATCGCCTGCCGCGTCATCAAGACGGCGCGCAAGATGGGCATCAAGACGGTTGCCGTCTATTCCGACGCCGACAAGGACGCCCTCCATGTGGAGATGGCGGACGAGGCGGTGCATATCGGCCCGCCGCAGGCCGCCCAGTCCTACCTCATCGCCGAGAAGATCGTGGAAGCCTGCAAGAAGACCGGGGCCGAGGCGGTGCATCCCGGCTACGGCTTCCTCTCCGAGCGCGCCTCCTTCCCGAAGATGCTCGCCGAGCACGGCATCGTCTTCATCGGCCCGAACCCCCATGCCATCGAGGCCATGGGCGACAAGATCGAGTCCAAGAAGGCGGCGGCGGCGGCCAACGTCTCCACCGTGCCCGGCTATCTCGGCGAGATCGCCTCCGGCGCGGAGGCGGCCAAGATCGCCGACGAGATCGGCTATCCGGTGATGATCAAGGCCTCCGCCGGCGGCGGCGGCAAGGGCATGCGCATCGCCTACAGCCGCGACGAGGTGCAGGACGGCTTCGACCGCGCCCGCTCGGAGGCCAAATCCTCCTTCGGCGACGACCGCGTGTTCGTGGAGAAGTTCATCGTCGATCCGCGCCACATCGAGATCCAGGTGCTGGGCGACAAGCACGGCAACGTCATCTATCTCGGCGAGCGCGAGTGCTCCATCCAGCGCCGCAACCAGAAGGTCGTCGAGGAAGCCCCCTCCCCGCTGCTGGACGAAGCCACCCGCAGGAAGATGGGCGAGCAGGCCGTCGCCCTCGCCAAGGCGGTGGGCTACGACAGCGCCGGCACGGTGGAATTCGTCGCCGGGCAGGACAAGAGCTTCTTCTTCCTGGAGATGAACACCCGTCTGCAGGTGGAACACCCGGTCACGGAACTCATCACCGGCATCGACCTCGTGGAGCAGATGATCCGCGTCGCCGCCGGCGAGCCGCTCACCATCACCCAGGACGACGTGAAGCTCACCGGCTGGGCGGTGGAAAGCCGCATCTATGCGGAAGACCCCTACCGCAACTTCCTGCCCTCCACCGGCCGCCTCGTGCGCTACCGGCCCCCGGCGGAAGGCAAGGACGGCCCCATCACGGTCCGCAACGACACGGGCGTCTATGAGGGCGGGGAGATCTCCATCTTCTACGATCCCATGATCGCGAAGCTCGTCACCCACGCCCCCACCCGCGCCATCGCCATCGAGGCGCAGGCGGATGCGCTGGATGCCTTCGCCATCGACGGCATCGGCCACAACATCCCCTTCCTCTCCGCGCTGATGGCGCATCCGCGCTGGCAGTCGGGCAACCTCTCCACCGGCTTCATCGCCGAGGAATATCCCGAGGGCTTCGTCGCCCGCGCCCCCGAGGGCGAGCTGGTGCACACGCTCTCGGCCGTCGCGGCGGTGATCGACCACATCCAGAACACCCGCAAGCGGCAGATCTCCGGCCAGACCTCGGGCGTGACGTGGCGCATCGCCAGGCGCCGCATCGTCAACCTCTCGGCCGGCGAGGCGACGCTCGCCACCCCCTGCGAGGTCGAGGCGGTGGACGGCGGCTTCAAGGTGCAGATCTTCGAGGCGGACGGCACGCCCGGCCACATCCACCTGCTGCGCTCCAGCTGGAAGCCCGGCGATGTGGTGTGGTCCGGCACCATCGATGCCGATCAGGTGGCGGTGCAGGTGCGCCCCATCCCCAACGGCTATTTGCTCGCCCATCGCGGCATCTCCACCAAGGCGCGGGTCTATACCGAGCTGTCCGCCTCGCTCGCCGCGCTGATGCCGAAGAAGGAGAATGCCGGCGGCGGCAAGGAGCTGCTTTGCCCCATGCCCGGCCTCGTGGTCTCCGTCGCCGTGGTGCCCGGCCAGGAGGTGAAGAACGGCGAGATCCTCGCCATCGTCGAAGCCATGAAGATGGAGAACGTGCTCCGCGCCGAGCGCGACGGCACGGTCAAGGCCGTCCACGCCAAGGCCGGCGACAGCCTCGCGGTGGATGCGGTGATCCTGGAATTCGCGTGA
- a CDS encoding SAM-dependent methyltransferase, whose amino-acid sequence MRLLSHLLSRFVEKGQLTVITADGKRHVFGSGKDGPSVTVRMHDKKLERDLFFNPELVAAEAYMDGRLSFEDGAGAFELLNLFSVNRKGLGSHPVQQALRKAWRSVRRFQQANPVGKAKENVSSHYDHPADFYRLWLDETMAYSCAYFTHPDQPLADAQRNKFRHIAAKLNISPGMRVAEIGSGWGGLAIYMAKECGAQVTAINVSPEQLAESRRLAEAAGVAGSIDFREVDYRNLTGKYDRVVSIGMMEHVGVAHFDEYFTTIRNLLDAGGFALIHAIGRMSPPGTTAPFIRKYIFPGGYVPALSEVFASTERTHLWVDDCEVLRLHYYWTIRAWRRNFMARRAEADAMMGERFGRMWEFYLAAVELGFLHGSNMVFQLLLSEKRDDVPVIRDYIVDAERALAAREGR is encoded by the coding sequence ATGCGCCTCCTCTCCCACCTCCTCAGCCGCTTCGTGGAAAAGGGCCAGCTCACGGTCATCACGGCCGATGGCAAGCGCCACGTGTTCGGCTCGGGCAAGGACGGCCCCTCCGTCACGGTGCGGATGCACGACAAGAAGCTGGAGCGCGACCTGTTCTTCAATCCGGAGCTGGTGGCGGCGGAGGCCTATATGGACGGCCGCCTCTCCTTCGAGGACGGGGCCGGCGCGTTCGAACTGCTCAATCTCTTCTCGGTGAACCGCAAGGGCCTCGGCTCCCACCCGGTGCAGCAGGCCCTGCGCAAGGCGTGGCGCTCGGTACGGCGGTTCCAGCAGGCGAACCCGGTGGGCAAGGCCAAGGAGAACGTCTCCTCCCACTACGACCACCCGGCCGATTTCTACCGGCTGTGGCTGGATGAGACGATGGCCTATTCCTGCGCCTACTTCACCCATCCCGACCAACCTTTGGCGGACGCGCAGCGTAACAAGTTCCGCCACATCGCGGCGAAGCTGAACATCTCCCCCGGCATGCGGGTGGCGGAGATCGGCTCCGGCTGGGGCGGGCTCGCCATCTACATGGCGAAGGAATGCGGGGCGCAGGTCACCGCCATCAACGTCTCGCCCGAGCAGCTGGCCGAGAGCCGGCGTCTGGCGGAAGCGGCCGGCGTGGCGGGCTCCATCGACTTCCGCGAGGTGGATTACCGCAACCTCACCGGCAAATATGACCGCGTGGTCTCCATCGGCATGATGGAGCATGTGGGCGTCGCCCATTTCGACGAATATTTCACCACCATCCGCAACCTGCTGGACGCGGGCGGCTTCGCGCTCATCCACGCCATCGGCCGCATGTCGCCCCCCGGCACCACGGCGCCCTTCATCCGCAAGTATATCTTCCCCGGCGGCTATGTGCCGGCGCTCTCCGAGGTGTTCGCCTCCACCGAGCGCACACACCTGTGGGTGGATGATTGCGAGGTGCTGCGGCTGCATTACTACTGGACCATCCGCGCCTGGCGGAGGAACTTCATGGCCCGCCGCGCGGAAGCCGACGCCATGATGGGCGAGCGCTTCGGCCGCATGTGGGAATTCTACCTCGCCGCCGTGGAGCTGGGCTTCCTGCACGGCTCCAACATGGTGTTCCAGCTCCTCCTCTCCGAGAAGCGCGACGACGTGCCGGTGATCCGCGACTACATCGTGGATGCCGAGCGCGCGCTGGCGGCGCGGGAGGGGCGGTGA
- a CDS encoding methylmalonyl-CoA mutase subunit beta, giving the protein MTDATALPFATDIAPVTRADWLKLVEGVLKGAPYDKRLVTRTYEGLALDALPERKADAPLVAGRPAGAPWVISMRVDQTDAAEANAQALEDLDGGASGLSLVFAAAPSAYGFGLPEGVDLAVVLKDVLLDLIDVRIESGNFQGREDALAFADLVEARGFKPEGVSVSFGLDPLGDFAAHGTLPMAWPLLAKRFAETSAILAARGFAGPFARADGGVYHAAGASDAQELAAVLATMVAYLKAYAEAGIALEEAASRIEAALVADVNQTATIAKFRALRLLWAAVLRECGLPEKPLKLHATTAWRSLTRRDPYVNLLRTTIAAFAAGVGGADSVTVLPFTQALGLPDAFARRLARNTQVMLLEESNVHRVADPAAGAGAMEAHTDGLAAKAWDLFRTIEKRGGMADVLEDRWFKAEIAEVKAKRDADVATRKAPITGTSEFPILVQEVPEVLAPLPPAAPVADGALTPSRIAEAFEALRDAAEAAPKAPMVFLAALGPVAAFTARATFAKNFFEAGGIAAPVPDGFADLDALVAAFKASGTPFACLVSSDEVYGAEGAAAATALKAAGATAVWLAGKPPAELQATLAPAGVADFIFAGCDALETLTRAQVAAGIQ; this is encoded by the coding sequence ATGACCGACGCCACCGCCCTCCCCTTCGCAACGGACATCGCTCCCGTCACCCGCGCGGACTGGCTGAAGCTGGTGGAAGGCGTGCTGAAGGGCGCGCCCTACGACAAGCGCCTCGTGACCCGCACCTATGAGGGGCTGGCGCTGGACGCTTTGCCCGAGCGCAAGGCGGATGCGCCCCTCGTCGCCGGACGCCCGGCGGGCGCGCCGTGGGTCATCTCCATGCGGGTGGACCAGACCGACGCCGCCGAGGCCAATGCGCAGGCGCTGGAAGACCTCGACGGCGGCGCCTCGGGCCTCTCCCTCGTCTTCGCCGCCGCGCCCTCGGCCTACGGCTTCGGCCTGCCGGAGGGCGTGGACCTGGCGGTGGTGCTCAAGGACGTGCTGCTCGATCTCATCGACGTGCGCATCGAGAGCGGCAATTTCCAGGGCCGCGAGGATGCCCTCGCCTTCGCCGATCTGGTGGAGGCGCGCGGCTTCAAGCCGGAGGGCGTTTCCGTCTCCTTCGGCCTCGATCCGCTCGGCGATTTCGCCGCCCACGGCACGCTGCCCATGGCGTGGCCGCTTCTGGCGAAGCGTTTCGCCGAGACCTCGGCCATCCTCGCCGCGCGCGGCTTCGCCGGCCCCTTCGCCCGCGCCGATGGCGGCGTCTATCACGCGGCCGGCGCCTCCGACGCGCAGGAGCTGGCGGCGGTTCTCGCCACCATGGTCGCCTACCTCAAGGCCTATGCCGAGGCCGGCATAGCGCTGGAGGAGGCCGCCAGCCGTATCGAGGCGGCCCTCGTCGCCGACGTGAACCAGACGGCCACCATCGCCAAGTTCCGCGCGCTCCGCCTGCTGTGGGCCGCCGTGCTGCGCGAGTGCGGCCTGCCGGAAAAGCCCCTGAAGCTGCACGCCACCACCGCGTGGCGCTCCCTCACCCGCCGCGATCCTTATGTGAACCTGCTGCGCACCACGATCGCCGCCTTCGCGGCCGGCGTGGGCGGGGCGGACAGCGTCACCGTTCTGCCCTTCACCCAGGCGCTGGGCCTGCCGGACGCCTTCGCCCGCCGCCTCGCCCGCAACACGCAGGTGATGCTGCTGGAGGAGAGCAACGTCCACCGCGTCGCCGATCCCGCCGCCGGTGCCGGCGCCATGGAGGCGCACACGGATGGCCTCGCGGCCAAGGCGTGGGACCTCTTCCGCACCATCGAGAAGCGCGGTGGCATGGCCGATGTGCTGGAAGACCGCTGGTTCAAGGCCGAGATCGCCGAGGTGAAGGCCAAGCGCGACGCGGATGTGGCCACCCGCAAGGCCCCCATCACCGGCACGTCGGAATTCCCCATCCTCGTGCAGGAGGTGCCGGAGGTGCTGGCGCCGCTGCCGCCCGCCGCCCCGGTGGCGGACGGCGCGCTCACGCCCTCCCGCATCGCGGAAGCCTTCGAGGCCCTGCGCGATGCCGCCGAGGCTGCGCCCAAGGCGCCGATGGTGTTCCTCGCCGCACTCGGCCCGGTGGCGGCCTTCACCGCCCGCGCCACCTTCGCCAAGAACTTCTTCGAGGCCGGCGGCATTGCCGCGCCGGTGCCGGACGGCTTCGCCGACCTGGACGCGCTCGTCGCCGCCTTCAAGGCGTCGGGCACGCCCTTCGCCTGCCTCGTCTCCTCCGATGAGGTGTACGGCGCCGAGGGCGCGGCGGCCGCTACCGCCCTGAAGGCGGCCGGCGCCACCGCCGTCTGGCTCGCCGGCAAGCCCCCCGCCGAGCTTCAGGCGACGCTCGCTCCGGCGGGCGTCGCCGATTTCATCTTCGCCGGCTGCGATGCGCTGGAGACTCTGACTCGCGCTCAGGTTGCGGCGGGCATACAATGA